A DNA window from Drosophila pseudoobscura strain MV-25-SWS-2005 chromosome 2, UCI_Dpse_MV25, whole genome shotgun sequence contains the following coding sequences:
- the LOC4801972 gene encoding saccharopine dehydrogenase-like oxidoreductase: MATDRLDVIIFGASGFTGKYTVFEAVTVLNGLRWGIAGRNREKLESVLKQMGAKSKKDLSQTPIFIADINDETSLLEMAKRCRIVVNTAGPYRFHGEKVVNACIEAGTHHVDVSGEPQYMETMQLKYDKRAKERGVYVVSACGFDSIPADMGVVFVEKNFDGVVNSVETFLESGVKEGTGPGTRAGLNYGTWESAVYGLAHSDELRGIRQKLFPQRLPKFYPLLKHRPLIFRSTEVDKVCLPFPGSDRSVVMRSQRFLYDQDKKRPVQMHAYVGFPSWIAAAAVVLFASIFGLMSKFQIGRTLLLKYPGIFSGGLASRDGPSEESMERTYFKMTFKAIGWPQADRLAESTDQYTVPPTKTLMVRVSGMNPGYGATCVALLSTAVTILRESDKMPNNGGVLAPAAAFSKTSLISELEKHEHGMKFEILANK, translated from the coding sequence ATGGCAACGGATCGATTGGATGTCATAATTTTCGGCGCCAGCGGCTTCACCGGGAAGTATACGGTTTTCGAAGCCGTCACCGTGCTTAACGGCCTGCGATGGGGCATCGCCGGACGGAACCGGGAGAAGCTGGAGTCTGTGCTGAAACAAATGGGGGCCAAGAGCAAGAAAGATCTGTCGCAGACGCCCATCTTCATAGCAGATATCAACGACGAGACCTCTCTGCTGGAAATGGCCAAGCGGTGTCGCATTGTCGTTAACACAGCGGGTCCTTATCGATTCCATGGCGAGAAGGTGGTCAACGCCTGCATCGAAGCAGGTACGCATCACGTGGACGTGAGCGGGGAACCGCAGTACATGGAAACGATGCAGCTGAAGTACGATAAGCGCGCCAAGGAACGTGGTGTGTATGTGGTCAGTGCCTGCGGCTTTGACTCGATACCAGCTGACATGGGCGTCGTCTTTGTGGAGAAGAACTTCGACGGCGTGGTCAATTCGGTGGAAACATTTTTGGAAAGTGGCGTCAAGGAGGGCACCGGTCCCGGCACCCGTGCTGGTCTCAACTATGGAACCTGGGAGAGTGCCGTCTATGGGCTGGCACATTCGGACGAGCTGCGTGGCATACGGCAGAAGCTGTTCCCCCAGCGCTTGCCCAAGTTCTATCCGCTGCTGAAGCATCGTCCGTTGATCTTCCGCTCCACAGAAGTTGATAAGGTCTGTCTGCCTTTCCCCGGCTCCGATCGGTCGGTGGTGATGCGCTCGCAGCGTTTCCTCTACGACCAGGACAAGAAGCGACCCGTACAGATGCACGCTTATGTGGGATTTCCCTCTTGGAtagctgccgccgccgttgTTCTGTTTGCCAGCATTTTTGGATTGATGTCGAAATTCCAAATTGGACGCACTTTGCTGCTCAAGTATCCGGGCATCTTCTCGGGAGGCCTGGCCTCTCGCGACGGTCCCAGCGAGGAGTCCATGGAGCGCACCTACTTTAAGATGACCTTCAAGGCAATTGGATGGCCCCAGGCTGATCGTCTGGCCGAGAGCACGGACCAGTATACCGTACCGCCCACTAAGACATTGATGGTGCGCGTCTCTGGCATGAATCCGGGCTATGGAGCGACATGTGTGGCGCTGCTTTCGACCGCTGTAACCATCCTGCGGGAAAGCGACAAGATGCCCAATAACGGCGGTGTCTTGGCCCCGGCTGCCGCTTTCTCCAAGACTAGTCTCATTAGCGAACTGGAGAAGCACGAGCATGGCATGAAATTCGAGATCCTGGCCAACAAGTGA
- the kuk gene encoding proteoglycan 4 has product MLSKMAQPNNSSGGGGTGGVSASGSGRRLPLSLSAGTAVSRSQQGSSSPQRKTEPFVSLKKCSGQRSGPASSASSGSTAKEDEKKSMNGVSKSTNGKEKPPQNGNSAKEQKPKEKVEKVAERRDNKDTQESVTSEKEAKKALANTATISAAPAAAVPNSAAAPTPIVKAKTVEVDLTIDQAENDVVLVPDQVTGPVKVQGPTTPTGERKSLRKAAASQPKTPTSQPSSSPVPKKQTETAATPPEPLEETPAPTTPQEDVEMEPLTVDASPIRSVTSAVDHLNAQPAATSTPGRRLFGFGGSSKPPSNEVNLVAQPCSPAPVRTFAQISGRRSIRNTASLTPSKVGSYRCTTNDLDTSTSTNYSMNATVGSDIPNSSSFSFSFFGRGRKRERTPPQLLGSKSTTDLPQDMETSPPKRARFDLFSLNLASPFSLLRSRFSKTTISSPQRLRLEQTPADGDENGKVQDVQCIAVEMDQQELNISSGSAEEQDPKEVTVGQEAGLETPKKAGSPDKEINTEQEINDGNAESDGENISPASESAVEVSVGENRSRCSIM; this is encoded by the coding sequence ATGCTAAGCAAAATGGCTCAACCAAACAATTCTAGTGGCGGCGGTGGAACAGGAGGAGTGTCCGCCAGTGGCTCGGGACGTCGCTTGCCGCTCTCACTAAGCGCTGGCACTGCTGTCAGCCGGTCCCAGCAGGGTTCAAGCAGTCCACAACGGAAGACAGAACCATTCGTGTCGCTCAAAAAATGCAGCGGACAGAGATCCGGACCGGCAAGCTCTGCTTCGAGTGGGTCCACCGCCAAGGAGGATGAAAAGAAGAGTATGAATGGCGTTAGCAAGTCCACCAATGGAAAGGAAAAGCCGCCGCAGAATGGCAACTCAGCCAAGGAGCAGAAGCCCAAGGAAAAGGTAGAAAAAGTTGCTGAAAGGAGGGACAACAAGGATACCCAAGAGAGCGTCACCAGCGAAAAGGAAGCCAAAAAGGCTCTTGCTAATACTGCCACtatttctgctgctcctgctgctgcagttcctaattctgctgcagctccaaCGCCAATTGTAAAAGCAAAGACTGTCGAGGTTGACCTAACCATCGATCAGGCTGAGAATGATGTGGTTTTGGTCCCTGACCAGGTAACAGGCCCAGTGAAAGTGCAAGGGCCCACCACTCCCACCGGCGAGCGAAAATCGTTGCGCAAGGCggcggccagccagccaaaaaCTCCGACCAGCCAGCCAAGCTCCTCGCCGGTTCCGAAGAAAcagacagaaacagcagcGACTCCTCCAGAGCCACTTGAGGAGACTCCCGCTCCTACTACACCACAGGAGGATGTTGAAATGGAGCCGCTTACTGTGGATGCCTCACCGATACGCAGTGTGACAAGTGCTGTTGACCACCTTAATGCCCAGCCGGCTGCCACATCGACACCTGGACGCCGACTATTCGGTTTCGGGGGAAGCAGCAAGCCACCGAGCAACGAGGTCAACCTGGTCGCTCAGCCATGCAGTCCGGCCCCGGTACGCACTTTCGCACAGATCAGTGGCAGGCGCAGCATACGGAACACAGCCTCGCTGACACCGTCGAAGGTCGGAAGCTATAGATGTACCACCAACGATCTGGACACATCGACCAGCACAAATTACAGCATGAATGCTACAGTGGGATCGGATATACCCAACAGTTCATCTTTCTCCTTCTCGTTCTTTGGACGCGGACGCAAGCGAGAAAGGACACCGCCTCAACTGCTAGGTTCAAAGTCCACCACTGACTTGCCGCAGGATATGGAGACTTCGCCACCGAAGCGCGCCCGCTTTGATCTCTTCAGCCTGAACTTGGCCTCTCCGTTCTCTTTGCTGCGATCGCGCTTCTCGAAGACCACCATCAGCTCTCCCCAGCGATTGCGTCTGGAACAGACCCCAGCCGACGGCGACGAAAATGGGAAAGTCCAGGACGTGCAGTGCATTGCTGTCGAAATGGATCAACAAGAGCTCAACATCTCTTCGGGCAGCGCTGAGGAGCAAGACCCAAAGGAGGTTACTGTGGGCCAGGAGGCAGGCCTGGAGACGCCTAAGAAGGCTGGAAGCCCAGACAAAGAAATCAACACCGAGCAGGAAATCAACGATGGCAACGCCGAATCTGATGGAGAGAATATTTCTCCGGCTTCAGAGTCTGCCGTGGAGGTATCCGTCGGCGAAAACCGTTCGCGCTGCTCAATAATGTAA